The Bacillus rossius redtenbacheri isolate Brsri chromosome 5, Brsri_v3, whole genome shotgun sequence region CTCTGATTCTTCACATACGGTGTCATGGTCACGCTAGAAGCTGACAATCAGTGATGCATTTGTATATAAATGTCGAGGTGGATTTGTCCTCCTCCATATTGGTCACTTAACGTACCGCTTCAACATTCCTAGTAGTAAAGGCTCTTTAATCCATCACATACGGTATTATGGCCACACTGGAGAGTGACAATCAACGATATGTTCGTGGATAAGTGTCGAGGTGCATATCTTCTCAATCATCTTGGTCACTTACGCACTGCTTCATTATACTTAGTAGTAAAGGCTTTTTTTATCCTCCACATACGGTATCATGGTCATGCTAGAAGCTGACAGTCAGTGATGCATTTGTAGATAAATGTCGAGGTGGATTTGTTCCCCTCCATCTGGGTCACTTAACGTAACGCATCAATATTCTTGGCAGTAAAGGCTCTTTAATCCTTCACATACGGTATTATGGCCACACTGGAGAGTGACAATCAACGATACGTTCGTGGATAAGTGTCGAGGTGCATCTCTTCTCCATCATCTTGGTCACTTACGCACTGCTTCATTATACTTAGTAGTAAAGGCTTTTTTTTATCCTCCACATACGGTATCATGGTCATGCTAGAAGCTGACAATCAGTGATGCATTTGTAGATCAATGTCGAGGTGGATTTGTTCTCCTCCATCTTGGTCACTTAACGTACCGCTTCAATATTCTTAGTAGTAAAGGCTCTTTAATCCTACAAGTAAGATTCCATGGCCACTCTAGAGGCTGACAATCAACGATACTTTCGTGGATAAGTTTCGAGATGAATCTCTTCCTTTTTACCTTTACTTATGTAtgtcttttttttagtttatttctgcCTGATGACGGGAGCATATGCCAGTTCCCAAAAACTCGCAACTGTATTTTCATAGAAAGCATACTGTGTTCGTCCTCGCTATTGTTGTTGTGAAGGCCAGATTATCTGTTCCATCACTACGTTGGTCTGTGCATAACTGGGTCTTCCGGATATGCTGTTGTTTTTCTGTAATAACTGTTCTTCTTTCCACTGCCTTGTCATTTTCCACCCACTATGTTTGAGtgtgatttaattatttttccttccatgaaattttaatgttatcTCAACTTGTAACTATTTTCATCTTTACTATTTTCTTGTTCactgtgtgtatttatttatttttttgttctttactTGAGTGTTTTTATGGCAACCATAGTAGAACAGCAATTGTGTATGTTAAATAGATCAACTACTCATTGTACTCGTTGTAAGAATCACTCAAAGAACGTGTTGCTTTTACCTTTTTGGAACTAATCAGTGTTTAATATTGTACGTTCGTGACAACGCCTGAGTTGGATAATAGATACTTCCAGATTAGCGAaagtcaattaaaattttaatgtaaataccaaaatactgataaaagttaaaataagtagtttaaaataatttgtaagaaGCTTctctaagacaaaaaaaataaaaacatttggtgAACGCAAACACAGGCATTACATCTGTATTACCTATGGGTCAACGTGAATAAACGCCCGAATACACCCAAAAATATACGAACGCGGCTATCTCTAGCTATTTTCGGATTACATAATATAACGCTCCAAATAATGCCGGATCAATTTTACATATAActttttaagaattttgtaaatggaacagaagcatccatgttaaatttaaaatatttgtacatttgtacatttacaatgAAACGACTGTATACCACAAAatcgtgttcgcagtaatactgggtgggattcttacccgggaatttatgctttgtgttgtcccagtacctccagtagttaaagttgtttgtaaacctttcTCCGGATAGATTTCCAGTATgaactgcgcaaattaataagcattatacaacagaataatttcaaattattgaatattcgattattttttccatggtttaaaaattatgcttgaatgaaatatcaatcaaaatttaaaattgtgtgccaattttcgtacgaaatactcagtattatctcgaaaacgtgtttcatatatgcaaaaattaccatagccatatgttatacaaagttacaatatttttaaggaaactttagtaaaagtacagaaaataatttttttcttctttgttctGATTTTAACTTTCCTGCCTCAATTTTCTAGGGAAATTGTGTCTGGAGTTTTTAGTTCTTGTTCCACCTAAGGCATAGTTGTACAAGCAAACAGCAAACTTACCTCAAACCTATAACCAAATCATGATGAAACCAAAACATAAGGTTGAATATGACAGCAGTGAGTAATGGTATCGACACCTAAACAATTTATCCAGTGTTTTCTGTCAAGCATGGTAAAATGAAATCACGAGAAATTCGCATATCAATGAACATAACTCAAGCGCAGAATAGATTTTTCCATTTATATTTCTGCCAACAGAgatgacatttaatattttaattcaggtTTGAATGTCTTACATGACCAGACCTTAAAGTTGAGCTCGGTAAAACTGCCAGATATAATCGTTACGAGTGGGTTCTAGGTTCGAATCTTGCATAAAATGCATAGATGTAGCGTCTTATATTACCTTGAATCTAAAAGTTTAACTTTATTCTAGTTCGTAAGCAGTTCCTACCGCTCTAAGCCTACTAAAATAAAAGCGAAGTTTCTAAGCTACACAACAAACTGATACAGCTACTAACACTTTTTCTCCTCCCCGGAAGTTGTGATTCTCTTTAGGCCTGAGTATATTTTCTACGGGTGATCTTATTTCACAGAAATGATTGACATCCCGCTGAAGGACAACAACAATGGCGTCAGCTTGGTGGAAAACAACGTAATTTCGATGGACGTGGTGCCAGAAGAAGAGGATCATCTCAAGAGACAGAACGGTTCTGGAGATCCCAACTGTTACATACATCAGGTACGTCCACTATTCAGCTTGGCTTTTGGTTCGTCTCGCACCATTCATAGGAGGAgattctttttatatatatttaatcagatttattttttatgtatttaatattttataataaaataaacattaatatccTTGAAAATATTGTTTGGAAATAGTATGAAGATAAAGGATTTTGACAGAGCCAGTTTTCTTTTTAGAATCATtaagaaacaatttaaatttaaaattcatgttccaacattttttttagaatcCGGCCTTATTTATTCAATCAATAATGGTTCTTCGTCGAGAGGCCCTAGCCTGAACCTCTACTCTTCATCGGCTACGATAGTGTTTGTGGTGTGGGATACGTTGAATTTAAGGAAAGGGAAGGTGGTGTGGGAGGAACCTTGAATTTAAATTATCAGAAGCTAACTTAAGTTTAACGAACTGCCAGCATACATGTGTGTAGTGCGCTGGTATTTTGTAATACAATTGGACGCACACCGCCCTTTCCTGTGCTAAAGCATAGGGCTTATTTCCACCAGTCCGTAACAGTTCGTTTGCGAACAGGCGTGGGATCCGCACGTGTGCACACATGCGGAGCCGTGGCGACTGAGCTTGGTTTTTTTTACCCCAAACTAACTTAAAActtagtgtatttgggaggggtccgggttaggggagggacctagctgcgtctcaggccgaagcctatacgcctagtcatggtGGGATCaaccatgcaaggagagggtcgcatgcatcgtgggctaggaggggattggccagccatggcagcctttgatgccatgactaactccgctcactcttaaatctaggctacaactagagataggttgggcccaagtaaaacctgcatacacagagggaaaaccctgggcacagtcatttggggtgcaaatttgcatgcattgAGTATAGGAGAACAGAGGAGACAGAGGTTGGTCTgtatgaagagttggacagagtagaaagagtctaacATGCAGGGGTTTGGAAACTTGGACTCTTGGTCcgcttttatttatttccacattttGGATTTTGCAGCCAGGGGGGCTTGGTGAGACTTTTGCTATTTGAGCTTGGTTCAAagctataataatttaaatacagttaaataaattattctaccGCCAGTTAAACTACAATAATTGTAGTTCTATGGTTTGGTTGgtgtgtagggacacctgtatttcgcgaatacatttcgtgtcaaggtatttcacaaaacactgtagctttttctaagagtaatggcaaattgtgagagtgcagcagtacggtgaccataTTCTCATTGgtcccgtcaagagcgggacgacacctctcacagacctcagccaataaccacaggaaaaaagctacagtgttttgtgaaataccttgaaacgaaatgtattcgcgaaatacaggtgtccctattggTTTGTCTATTctgacttaatttttttccaaaaaaaaattatttatttagaaatatagCCATGACTTTTATTCTAAAACATAGATaactatacaaaattttaaatgttaacgCAAGAATACATTCTTACAGAAGGAGTAGATAAAATTCAATTACATTTACGaaggttgtctgaaaagtttccgacctcaacatgaagatggcaacACTTGTCAACGAAAATTGGGGATTGTGtttagtcatgttttggaatatacTGTCTGAAATTTTAGCCATTTTGGACAGCTgttgtttttttaacaattgtttgcgTGATTCTCTGCATAATAGTTGTTTACGAACGTGATGGCCTCCTTATTCGACAAAACTGTCTGTCCTCTGAGTGCAACTTTTAGcctagggaacaaaaaaaaatgtccattGGGTGTCGATCTTGTGAGTTAGGagggtggtcaagcagttcaaaccgCAGTTCATAGATTTTCACCATATGATGCGTAGTTATGTTATTCTTTTTCCAAAATAACAGCCTAGAAAACAGTACCTCTGTTTATTCTCCGGCCAAAGGAACAGTCTTTGCATTTTTTGGAGCTTATTCTCCCTTCGCGGTTTTTGGTGTCGCAGACGTTCATCGTCACCCGAGCTGGTGTGGCCATGTTTGAATTGAGCCGCCCAAAATATCCCTGTGGTAAATGATGGCGCAGAGTCACCGTGCACACCGTCCAACTTGTCTTCAATTAGCGTAGGCgtattgcctttcaaaaacaaatatttaatgacactttattatcctttttttcattttcacaaaaatatgcgCATTGACTCACGAAAACGATGGTTAAAAAATCAATTcacgtccaaaatggctgaaatctcagacagtatattccaaaacatgactaaacacattccccaattttcattgacgagtgctgccatcttcatgttgaggtcggaaacttttcagacaacccttcGTAATTGTTTGTTATTTACTTTAGTTTACTTTAAGGCATGTAGTATAATGATCTCTATGGACACTACTATCATGTTTGGATTCCAAACCTGacatttaattcatttacatTTAATTGATTGTTATTTTCCTAAGTGTGCCTTAGGGCATGCAGTATTGTGATTTCTATGCTCTCTATCCTCTTTATATTCTAAGCCAGAAATTAAAGCAATGAGTTTGATTTTAATAGCTACATGTGTATTTGgtaaatatatatagtaaaaacCCTCTAAAGCAGTTTCTCATACACAAACATTATCCATACTGCCTACCTACTATATATTATGACAATTCAATAAACGGTTTGAAAGTTATCTTCGGACAAAGTCACATGCATACATACGCACACGCGCCGATCGCTTTAGTTGTTACGTATGAAGTGAGTAGTGTTGGCAAATATCATAGCAGTTTAATACAGGGAAGACGTCGGGAAatccgcgagacaagtgatgctcCGCTATCCTGGTGGCATGAGCTGTACCTTGCGCTGTACCAATGTTGTTAGTACGATAtatttttaagcttttatttCACTTTAATTGCGACCCTTCTCGGACATCTTGAGccgttttcaaatcgcgttttttttttttgacgtgacaacgtctaataaatcgatgaacgccggggctgcacgcacgaaaaaggatgactcattgtcccgttacgcacattgttccgttaggctgtgtcccgttacgctcattgtagcttgcgccgcatctatctctcttccgctcgattggaacaaccatcgatttgactttttcgaggcacattaaacttgaaacactcccattagtttcctacttttcctatcatcgtcctatccttaacagaataacacagattggaagaagttaaatagcaaacatgtataaaagttatagttaaaataatatcttcgttaaagtaacaaacatatttgaattaatgagtgcaacttaaagtaaatttatcaaattaaactgtagatttcatttcactccttctttgtatccatacaaaatagtgatgattcaataaaaaagattcaattttattcataaaagtatgcaatcgtttcatcaatgttttgttatgacgttgtcacgttaaactatcgtccgtaaaccgacttcacagaaaaccgatttttttttcttcctgaagctctgcgcgcgccgtgtatgtgtgtgtgtgtgtgtgtgtgtgtgtgtgctgtgcgGTAGTCGGCGCCGTGGTACTATGTGCTCGGCCTGTGTTCTCCGAAGCTCAGCTCGCGCGACACGGAGTGCGACGACCACACGGTCATCTCGCGGCGGGGCAGCCTCGTCATGTCCGCCATGCTGGACTGCCGCGCGCACCTCCTGCTGCGCCCCGTCGACGAGGACTGCGACCCCTCCGCGTCCTCCCCCGCGGCTCCTCCCCCCGCCGTGCAGCTGCCCGGAGCCGCCACGCGACCGCCCTCCGCCTTCGTCGCCAACTTCGCGAGCAACGTGCTCATGTTCGACAACGCCATCGCGTCGGCGGACGCCGAGCCCGAGGAGGGAGGCGTCGTGGTCATCCGCAGGAAGCGGCAGGTGAGTGACCTGTGGTGATACAGAACACAGACCGGTGACGACACAGACAGGTGACGATACAAACCATTAACTAGTGATGAAGACCAAGGACACGTGCTGATACAGACCACAGATCAGTGACGACACAGACCACAGATAAATGACGATACAGACCATGGACTAGTGATGAGGACCAAGGAAACGTGCTGATACAGAATACATAGCAGTGACGACACAGACCACTGACAGGTGACGATATAGACTATGAACCAGTGATGAAGACTAATGACCAGTGCTGATACAGACCACAGACCAGTGACGACACAGATCACAGATAAGTGACGATACAGACTATGGACTAGTGATGAGGACCAAGGACCTGTGGTGATACAGAACACAGACCAGTGACGAAACAGACCACAGAAAAATGACGATACAGACTATGGACTAGTGATGAGGACCAAGGACCTGTGGTGATACAGAACACAGACCAGTGATGAAACAGACCACAGATAAAAGACGATACAGACCATGGACTAGTGATGAATACCAAGGACACGTGCTGATATAGACCACAGACCAGTGACGACACCGACCACAGATAAGTGATGATACAGAACATGGACTAGTGATGAGGACCAAGGACACGTGCTGATACAGACCACAGACCAGTGACGACTCAGACCACTGACAGGTTACGCTACAGACTATGGACTAGTGATGAAGACCAAGGACACGTGCTGAAACAGACCACAGACCAGTGACGACGCAGACCACAGATAAGTGACGATACAGAACATGAACTAGTGATGAAGACCAAGGACACGTGCTGATACAGACCACAGACCAGTGACGACTCAGACCACTGACAGGTGACGATACAGACCATGGACTAGTGATGAAGACCAAGGACACGTGCTGATACAGAACACATACCAGTGACGACACAGACCACAGACAGGTGACGATACAGACCATGGACTAGTGATGAGGACCAAGGACACGTGCTGATACAGACCACAGACCAGTGACGACATAAACCACATAAAAGTGACGATACAGACCATGGACTAGTGATGAAGACCAAGAACATGTGCTGATAAAGAATGATAATATAACGGACTGTTAGATTTTTTACAATGTGAAATTATCATTGGTctgtattgtaaatatttatatattgaaaAACTGTGCTAACAAATTACTGGTCAGATATCACGGGATaataatttggtagttaattaagTTACTTACTTACACTGCCAAGAGATGTCGAATACATcccgaaatttcattggctgaaataaaCAATAAGATTTCAATTGTGGACCGATTTCGCGCAAGACGTGTGCACAgtcgcttatgttttttttttcttgtgaaccCAGCCACGTGCAGTGCGAGGTTGGTAGAAGTGGTGCCGGTTGAGACACGAACAGGCCTTGATGGAGCGTGTTGTCGCCCGCAGTTCTCGCAGCAGTGTGACGACGACCTCCAGAGGCAGTCCCTGCTGAGCGGCGACCTGGCGGCGAGGCAGGATGGCGGGACCCATTCCCGCCGCTGGCTGCGCGCCGTCACGGACTTCCTCGACCTGGGGCTGCTGGGCGACCCCGTCTACGTCAACATCGTGCTGGGGCTTTCCGTGTCGTTCCTCAGCGACGCCAACTTCTTCACGGTGTTCCCGTTCTTCCTGCAGTCGGCCGAGCTGGGCTTCTCGGCCGCCGACACCGCCGTCTGCATGTCCATCGCGGCGGGCGCCGACGTGGCGTCGCGCCTCGCGCTGCCCTGGCTCGCCGGCTGGCTGGGGCTGCGCGCGCGAGACACCTACCTGCTGGGCTGCTTCGCGTCCGCCGTCGCGCGCTCAGGTGCGCCCGCCTCCTTCCCTGCCCTTCCATTCCAGCTAGGCCCGGAGACGTCGTTCCCTTCCAGTTCATCTAGGCCTGGCGACGTCGTTCCCTTCCATTTCATCTAGGCCTGGCGACGTCGTTCCCTTCCATTTCATCTAAGCTTGGCGACGTCGTTCCCTTCCATTTCATTTAGTCTTGGCGACGTCGTTCCCTTCTATTTCATCTAGGCCTGGCGACGTCGTTCCCTTCCATTTTATCTAGGCCTGGCGACGTCGTTCCCTTCCAGTTCATCTAGGCCTGGCGACGTCGTTCCCTTCCATTTCATCTAAGCTTGGCGACGTCGTTCCCTTCCATTTCATTTAGTCTTGGCGACGTCGTTCCCTTCTATTTCATCTAGGCCTGGCGACGTCGTTCCCTTCCATTTTATCTAGGCCTGGCGACGTCGTTCCCTTCCATTTCATCTAGGCTTGGTGACGTCGTTCCCTTCCATTTTATCTAGGCTTGGTGACGTCGTTTCCTTCCATTTCATCTAAGCTTGGCGACGTCGTTCCCTTCCATTTAATTTAGTCTTGGCGACGTCGTTCCCTTCCATTTCATCTAGGCTTGGTGACGTCGTTCCCTTCCATTTCATCTAGGCCTGGCGACGTCGTTCCCTTCCATTTCATCTAGGCTTGGTGACGTCGTTCCCTTCCATTTCATCTAGGCTTGGCGACGTCGTTCCCTTCCATTCATTGCAGCTTCACAGCAGGACAGAATTTCTAAATTGGTGTTTGGAGCCACTTACATTCACTGCGTTCTCTTCCAAATCATTTCAGGTTAACAGCGAGGTAAAATCTCCAAATGGACGTTTAGAGGCAAATACATATGCTGCTTGCTTCTATAGTAAGTGCTGCAGTTGttgttcagtaaaaaaaaaaaatttgtttttaaagttttacaagaatatattaatctttttttataatttatatctgGTACAACTTTTAATGGATACCTATCTTAAATGCTCAACTGTTAACTGTTTGTGCCAAAGAAAAATAGTTTctgggtgtgtggtgtgtggtgctgGTCATTGACCAAcggccgtcttgtatttctgtgaCCTTGACAGCAACCTTgaactacagtttttttttctcattggcTATCTGTGACGTCACTGCCGACGGACTGGACCCTCGGGACCGGAGAGGTCTTTGACCGGGGTGTCTCGCTGCCCGCAGTTTTCGCGTGCGTGGACGGCTTCTTCGGCGTGGCGGCCATGTCGTGCGTGGTGGGGCTGCTGAAGGGCTCCATGGTGGTGAACCAGTCGCTCACCATCGCCGAGCACTGCAGCCTGGACCGCTTCGCCGCCGCCTACAGCCTGTACATGGTCATCAACGGCGTCATCACTGTCACCCTCGGTCCGCTGGTCGGTGCGTGGCTGCCCCGCCTCCCCGTCTCACTATATGTCACTATATCTCTCTTATTTCTGTATCTGTctttacctctctctctctcgactcgTGTGCTACCATTAGTATTCCTACCATAGAAAAGATTATCTGTCAAAATACTTTCTGGCAACTATCCGATACTACTCACGCGTCATATTAAattgccatggatacgcagaag contains the following coding sequences:
- the LOC134531891 gene encoding uncharacterized protein LOC134531891, producing the protein MGRRADGGGGEEPAAAPLCRSHEDQLQPPEGGWGWMVVVGMALMFISTTAHYGSFGLLFDGILARLGQQTTGATFIMNALASAVSFTGLVTNHLLRKMSYRMVSLIGALVSTVGLMLTIFADSIGHIVLTYSIVSGIGLGMVAPSSYLAFNTYFLERRALAMGVCQAGIGLGFIVAPPLVQCLLDRYGYRGTLLVLSGISLNGVVGAVLYQPVRRHLVRPRRRPVISEMIDIPLKDNNNGVSLVENNVISMDVVPEEEDHLKRQNGSGDPNCYIHQLSSRDTECDDHTVISRRGSLVMSAMLDCRAHLLLRPVDEDCDPSASSPAAPPPAVQLPGAATRPPSAFVANFASNVLMFDNAIASADAEPEEGGVVVIRRKRQFSQQCDDDLQRQSLLSGDLAARQDGGTHSRRWLRAVTDFLDLGLLGDPVYVNIVLGLSVSFLSDANFFTVFPFFLQSAELGFSAADTAVCMSIAAGADVASRLALPWLAGWLGLRARDTYLLGCFASAVARSVFACVDGFFGVAAMSCVVGLLKGSMVVNQSLTIAEHCSLDRFAAAYSLYMVINGVITVTLGPLVGVVRDRSGSFPLCIHALSLLMLLCVFGWLLEYFVTWYRRHSHNLAHAIKSRLF